One genomic window of Terriglobales bacterium includes the following:
- a CDS encoding alkaline phosphatase family protein — MGRKWFFYGVLGLLLILTACGGTGSGSRPGDPPGAPPPPPPTPDPPPVSLTPINHIIFMAQENRGFDHYFGHLNQYRASLGLPADVDGTPDNASNPTPDGSGTVTPFPMNSMCIENPSPFWNESHVDFNLVHPTSTTPTLDGFVTTAAGDAIHGFDKAGRRVMGYYDERALPYYYFMASEFATSDRWFSPVMTRTQPNRMYLLAGTSAGRVRPIPASGAGSAPLPNKTIFQQLDENHISWKIYITDSPPDSYLGMFTYAQKPEVKAKMVPVIPDYFNDLANGTLPQVAMIEGGYQDGKDEHPAEGAPGGSVQEGSHYVASLINGLMNSSSWKDSVFILTWDEGGGFYDHVAPQRMPSPDGIPPKDLMGPSRGQKADVCWSSKGLDPSPICDFKYTGFRVPLIVVSPFTKKHYVSHTVADYTAILRLIEQRFNLPNLSERDKAQMNMGEFFDFNNVPWRVPPVPPDQPKDGPCYIDKLP, encoded by the coding sequence ATGGGGCGCAAGTGGTTCTTTTACGGCGTATTGGGACTGTTATTGATTCTGACTGCGTGTGGAGGCACAGGCTCGGGTTCGAGACCCGGCGATCCCCCAGGCGCGCCGCCCCCGCCACCACCAACACCAGATCCGCCCCCTGTTTCTCTCACCCCAATTAATCACATCATTTTCATGGCCCAGGAGAACCGCGGATTTGACCACTACTTCGGCCACCTGAATCAGTATCGCGCGTCGCTCGGATTACCCGCGGACGTGGATGGAACTCCCGATAACGCTTCCAATCCCACTCCGGATGGCAGCGGAACGGTCACGCCATTTCCCATGAACAGCATGTGCATTGAAAATCCCAGCCCTTTTTGGAATGAAAGCCACGTCGACTTCAATCTGGTTCATCCGACTTCGACCACGCCTACCCTCGATGGCTTTGTTACCACCGCCGCCGGCGATGCTATACACGGATTCGATAAGGCAGGCCGCCGCGTCATGGGGTATTACGACGAACGCGCTCTCCCCTACTACTACTTCATGGCTTCAGAATTTGCCACTTCGGATCGCTGGTTTTCTCCGGTCATGACGCGGACGCAGCCTAACCGCATGTATCTGCTGGCCGGGACTTCTGCCGGCCGCGTTCGACCCATTCCGGCATCCGGAGCCGGCTCCGCACCGTTGCCCAACAAAACCATTTTTCAGCAACTCGACGAGAACCACATCAGCTGGAAGATCTACATTACGGACTCGCCTCCCGACAGCTATCTTGGAATGTTCACCTACGCTCAAAAGCCCGAGGTGAAGGCCAAGATGGTTCCCGTGATTCCGGACTACTTCAACGATCTAGCTAACGGAACCTTGCCGCAGGTTGCGATGATCGAGGGTGGCTATCAGGATGGCAAAGATGAACATCCGGCCGAGGGGGCGCCTGGGGGATCGGTGCAGGAAGGCTCTCATTACGTTGCTTCACTAATTAATGGGCTGATGAACAGCTCATCCTGGAAAGATTCGGTGTTTATTTTGACTTGGGATGAGGGCGGCGGGTTTTATGACCATGTTGCGCCGCAGCGCATGCCGAGCCCTGACGGCATTCCACCCAAAGATCTAATGGGGCCGAGCAGAGGTCAGAAAGCCGATGTTTGTTGGAGCTCCAAAGGCTTGGATCCTAGTCCGATTTGTGATTTTAAGTACACCGGCTTCCGTGTGCCCCTGATTGTGGTCTCTCCCTTTACAAAGAAGCATTACGTATCCCACACGGTTGCGGATTACACCGCCATCCTTCGCCTGATCGAACAGCGTTTTAACCTGCCAAACCTGTCAGAACGCGATAAAGCGCAGATGAATATGGGTGAGTTTTTCGATTTCAACAATGTACCCTGGCGGGTTCCGCCGGTGCCCCCCGACCAACCTAAAGATGGCCCCTGCTACATAGACAAACTTCCGTAA